CAGGGCCACGACACCGGTGACCGGCAGCTCTCCTAGGGCCTCGATGATGGTGTCCAGCAGCGTGTGGGCGCCGCCGGGAAGCCGGGTAGCGTTCGAGCCGAGGGTGGCGAGGACGAGCGGCCGGTCCGTGTCGAGTCCGGCGATCTCCGGATCGAGACCTCCCTGCGCCGCCCCGGCGGGGACCTGGTAGTAGCGGGCGCCGGGCAGCCTGCTGTCCGTGGGGTAGAAGTCCTCCGGAATGACTCCGGCGCGGAAGGCGCGGAACGGGTGCCAGGCGTCGGTAACCGGTGCCAGGCCGAATTTCTCCCGCTGCCGGTTGAGCTCCTCCGTCACGGCGGGGTGGGCGTAGGGCGCCATCGGCCCGATGTCCAGAGCGCCGTGTGGGATGCCGAGGATTTCCGCCGCCAGATAGCCGCCGTACTCGGTCGACTCATGGAGGATCAGGTCCGGTCGCCAGCTCTTCGCCACATCGAGGAGGTCGGGGACGCTGGCCGCGGCAAGGTGCCCGACGAAGGCCGCGGCGAAGAATTCCGGCGCCAGCTCCACGGTCACGGAGCCGACCTTCTCGATGCCCGGCGGGGGCGGGATGGTGCCGTCCCGCAGTGCCTCGCCCATCGACGGCATATGGGGCAACGTCAGCGCGGTGAGCCCGCGCTCCTCTATGTGCTGGACGACGTCGGCCCCCGTGGCGACGGCCACCTCATGGCCTGCCTCCTGGGCTCGCTCCGCCACCGGCAGTACCAGGGGTGCGAGGTGCGAATAGATTGCCTGTGCGGTGATGAGGATGCGCATGATGCTCGCTCTCCACGAAGCGGTGCAGGCGCCACGGAGTGGGCCTCGCCGCGGGTTTCACGGCCGACTGCTCAAAAATAAACGCTTGTTGAGAACCTATCACCCGCTTTTCGCGCCGCTTGGCCGACCGCCGACGGCAACCCTCGCGTACCTGGTCCGCAGGTGACCCGTGCCGTGCGTCGGTCCACGGGAGTCGCAGGCCGCCGCCGGGCGTGACGTGAGCCCACCGACCCCGACCCGCCGAGGCCGGCGCGGCGTTCGCCTGCTTGGGCGCGCGGCCGGCTGTTGGTTCTCTGCCGAGGGCTGCCCGCGGTGCACGCAGGTGGCTGAGTTGTCCTGGCGCCAGCCGCCGGGCGGGTGGTCCATCACGTAGCAGCCTTGCACCAGCCCGACGAGGACGACGATGGAGAACGCGAGGCAGGCGGCAAGCGCTACCCACAGGACAATCTTCTTGACCCTGCGACGGCCGGTGCTCCTGGAAGCAGACCTCGGAGGCTGGAGCGCCTGACTCAGAGCCAGTCCCGCCTCTTGAAGACGAAGTACAAACCGGTGCACACGATCGCCATGAGGACGATGGCGAAGGGGTATCCGAACGCCCAGTGCAACTCCGGCACGCGGGCGAAGTTCATGCCGTAGATGGTGCCCACCAGGGTGGGTGCGAAGAGGTTCGCCGCCAAGCCTGGTCGAAGCGGAGGCTGCCGGCAGCCAGGGGCAGTGACGGGCCCAGGGTTGCGCCCTGGGCCAGTTGCCCCGCACGCGGGAACATACGGGGCAACATCGCCAGGAGGCGGGCGGGCGATTGCGGTCCGGCTGCCCGCCTGCGGGTCAGCGCTGGTGGGGAAGTGGGGGCCGCTGCGCGTCCTTGTCCGCGGAACGGTCGAATGCTCCGGGCTTGGCGAGGTCCTCGAGGAGTTCGTCAATCAACTCCTGGGTGACGTGCGGCATGACGTAGACGTGGCTGTAGTCGTGGCGGAGTCCACCGAGATTGAGTGGCACGCAGGCCAGCGAGTACTTCTGCGTGATCTCAGCCCGCGGCTGCTGGAACCAGACGCTGAGCGCGTGATCGCCGTGACCGACCTCGATACCGTCCTCGGCCCAGGGCTCACCGCGTTCCCGCAACTGCTCGCTCAGCCGGCGCAGGCGTTCGGCCGTGTACTCGGCGATCCGCAGGACCTCGGCGGCCTGTCGCACCTGCTGCTCCTCGCTGAATTGGGCGAGGTGGTTCCACATGGCCAGGGAGGCGAAGCCGCTGCGGGAGCCGGCGAAGGTGCTGTCGGGAGAGGAGACGACCGCCGGGTCGGACGGCGGGCGCAGCTTGGATCCCGCGCGGGACATGTAGATCCCGGTGGGGACGGGCGCGCCGGGGTACTTGTGTCCGCTGGTGACGATCGAGGACACCTCGGGGATCCGGAAGTCGAAGACCGGCGGCGCGGTCTCGATGAGTCCGCTGTCGCGGGCCTTCTCCAGGTAGGGGGCGTAGGCCCCGCCGAGGGCTCCGTCGACGTGGATCCAGTACCCGTTGCGGATGCTGACCCGGGTGGGGTCGTCGGGGTCGAAGCGCACGGTGCGGTCGACGAGGCTGTGCCGCTCGAAGACGGGTCGCAGGCGCTCGCAGGCGCCCTGAACGTCGTCGTAGGCGCCCTTGAAGACGCTGCCGATGTTGAAGTTGACCAGGACGGGGTGGCCCTTGGCGGCGAAGAAGTCCACGAGGGCCACCAAGGCGTCGACATCGACCGTGCCCGGACCCTCGTCGCCGCCGGTGGTCGGGACTCCGCCGAGCGGCCACCCGTTGTACGTCTGCATGCCGGTGCCGTCCACGTCGATGGGGCACTCGCCCGGGTAGAGGCTGCCGCCCAGGTCG
This portion of the Streptomyces sp. 2114.4 genome encodes:
- a CDS encoding glycosyltransferase yields the protein MRILITAQAIYSHLAPLVLPVAERAQEAGHEVAVATGADVVQHIEERGLTALTLPHMPSMGEALRDGTIPPPPGIEKVGSVTVELAPEFFAAAFVGHLAAASVPDLLDVAKSWRPDLILHESTEYGGYLAAEILGIPHGALDIGPMAPYAHPAVTEELNRQREKFGLAPVTDAWHPFRAFRAGVIPEDFYPTDSRLPGARYYQVPAGAAQGGLDPEIAGLDTDRPLVLATLGSNATRLPGGAHTLLDTIIEALGELPVTGVVALGADRDPKQWDGPRRDNVHLTSFVQQELLLRSSDLFLTHAGFNGTREALAAGVPMVAVPLFAEQSHNASRLEQLGVGIRMNVQDVTRDALAAALRNVLDDRSYRSRAQGLQRRSHALPDLGRLVEDAAALAA
- a CDS encoding pyridoxal-dependent decarboxylase, translated to MITEHSDTHLTARPANDDYRLGTEAYTDEQRTAVLAKLEGYLGGQRERLLGYQVNLSLDGHAALGRFLGYHINNIGDPFVDSNYSLHSRWLERAVLEHYARLWHAPLPEDPASPGDKDGWGYVLSMGSTEGNLYAMWNARDYLDGNALVRDEVSGDASCRTSYLRAKHPDDNPNAYMPVAFFSQETHYSHIKAMRVLDIPTFYDLGGSLYPGECPIDVDGTGMQTYNGWPLGGVPTTGGDEGPGTVDVDALVALVDFFAAKGHPVLVNFNIGSVFKGAYDDVQGACERLRPVFERHSLVDRTVRFDPDDPTRVSIRNGYWIHVDGALGGAYAPYLEKARDSGLIETAPPVFDFRIPEVSSIVTSGHKYPGAPVPTGIYMSRAGSKLRPPSDPAVVSSPDSTFAGSRSGFASLAMWNHLAQFSEEQQVRQAAEVLRIAEYTAERLRRLSEQLRERGEPWAEDGIEVGHGDHALSVWFQQPRAEITQKYSLACVPLNLGGLRHDYSHVYVMPHVTQELIDELLEDLAKPGAFDRSADKDAQRPPLPHQR